One genomic segment of Paenibacillus durus includes these proteins:
- a CDS encoding helix-turn-helix domain-containing protein, giving the protein MGKRLKEEARLKIVKEALAGVKVGVLSRMYDIHPETIRGWIRDHRDSIPPEEIPVADEHLQELQRLQDVEQRYEKAMKVLGEKELELEILRELLKKKDPAYPKNSK; this is encoded by the coding sequence ATGGGAAAGAGGCTGAAAGAGGAAGCACGGCTTAAAATCGTTAAGGAAGCGTTGGCTGGAGTTAAGGTGGGGGTATTATCCCGCATGTACGACATCCATCCAGAAACCATACGCGGATGGATTAGGGATCATCGTGACTCCATTCCACCCGAAGAAATTCCGGTTGCAGACGAGCATCTGCAAGAACTTCAGCGACTTCAGGATGTGGAACAGCGCTACGAAAAGGCCATGAAGGTGCTCGGGGAAAAAGAACTTGAGCTTGAGATTCTACGAGAACTGCTAAAAAAGAAAGACCCCGCTTATCCGAAAAATTCGAAGTAG
- a CDS encoding integrase core domain-containing protein: MIRTDNGPQFVSKLFGDTCESLEMIHERIPPRTPNMNAYIESFHSLLERDLFSQTEFRTFEEAYEALDQYMDFYNNRKMHGSLKLMPPARFSEWVKTLEDSSKFHKAM, translated from the coding sequence GTGATTCGAACAGATAACGGACCGCAATTCGTCAGTAAGTTATTTGGAGATACCTGTGAAAGCCTGGAGATGATTCACGAACGCATCCCGCCACGGACACCAAATATGAATGCATACATTGAATCCTTTCATAGCTTATTGGAACGCGATCTATTCAGCCAAACAGAGTTCAGGACCTTCGAGGAAGCTTACGAGGCCCTTGATCAATATATGGACTTCTACAACAACCGCAAGATGCATGGCAGCTTGAAGTTAATGCCTCCTGCGAGGTTTTCAGAATGGGTCAAGACACTGGAGGACTCCTCGAAATTTCATAAAGCCATGTAA
- a CDS encoding IS3 family transposase, producing the protein MGRPVPGYSFTVTGEKVSDEQIKEWLLELLEGEEHVYGYKLLAQCIRNRYSVKLNKKKAYRLCKDLGILRQSRKRLPSHPRRLPKNRVVTGSNQLWQMDIKYGTPS; encoded by the coding sequence ATGGGACGTCCGGTGCCGGGCTACTCCTTTACGGTTACGGGAGAGAAAGTCAGTGACGAACAAATCAAGGAATGGCTGCTTGAGCTCCTCGAAGGCGAAGAGCATGTCTATGGCTACAAACTTCTTGCGCAATGTATTCGTAACCGGTACAGCGTAAAGCTGAACAAGAAGAAAGCCTATCGCTTGTGTAAAGATCTAGGGATTCTGAGGCAATCCCGTAAGCGCCTCCCCTCACATCCACGCCGGCTCCCCAAGAACCGGGTCGTCACCGGGTCCAACCAGTTGTGGCAAATGGACATCAAGTACGGTACGCCCAGCTAA
- a CDS encoding type VI secretion system Vgr family protein: MERSYATYQDIEVTPFALESIRELTIVQEINEHATLRLKGIVPEEQKAGYAGMDYARMNVAVTQRLEHSGKRTLFQGMVTNMQIYHVRDVYHLEMEAVSLSYQFDVTRKERTFQDTGLAYAQLVDQIVQDYDGADVMDEASNGAAIGRMILQYRETDWELLKRLASHFNTGLVPAIGFDSPKVHFGIPEPGFKEEVNAYHYRIHKRMELYQLSVQGQVPELSESDCIFYEVETDQVFDIGMEVAFDNQQLVVSEVRTDLKDGLLKHTYFLGTRLGLSRRKQYNMAIVGVSLQGKVIAVAKDRIQAHLNIDPEQDAGKAFWFPYSTIYASEDNAGWYCMPEIGDDVRVYFPTHKEEDVIAISSVPKPKAEPASASGGQSVGMAGVPSGGMASASGGGSDPMEDPSIKTIKTKNGKMIVLAPDHILITGDGVSIMLSDEEGISIVSSKNVTVKATEEVMLASKKITISAQEKLEMTCKGSSVMLEDRADVKGTQVHTN; this comes from the coding sequence ATGGAACGATCTTATGCGACTTATCAGGACATTGAAGTCACGCCGTTTGCGTTAGAGTCGATCCGGGAGCTGACCATTGTACAGGAAATCAACGAGCACGCTACACTTCGTCTGAAAGGCATCGTGCCGGAAGAACAGAAGGCCGGTTATGCCGGGATGGATTATGCCCGAATGAATGTGGCCGTTACGCAAAGGCTGGAACATAGCGGGAAGAGAACCCTGTTTCAAGGCATGGTCACGAATATGCAAATCTATCACGTTCGGGACGTATACCACCTCGAAATGGAGGCGGTATCGCTATCGTATCAGTTCGATGTGACGCGAAAGGAACGTACATTTCAAGATACGGGACTTGCGTATGCGCAGTTGGTGGATCAGATCGTACAGGATTACGACGGCGCGGACGTTATGGATGAAGCTTCGAATGGCGCTGCTATTGGCCGCATGATTTTACAGTACCGGGAGACCGACTGGGAATTATTGAAACGGTTAGCCTCCCACTTTAACACCGGACTTGTACCGGCGATCGGCTTTGATTCCCCGAAGGTGCACTTTGGCATTCCGGAGCCTGGTTTTAAGGAGGAAGTTAACGCTTACCATTACCGGATACATAAACGGATGGAGCTGTATCAGCTATCCGTCCAGGGACAAGTGCCGGAATTGAGCGAGAGCGATTGCATCTTCTATGAAGTGGAGACCGATCAAGTATTCGACATCGGCATGGAGGTTGCGTTCGACAACCAGCAGCTTGTCGTAAGCGAAGTCAGAACGGATCTGAAGGACGGGCTGTTAAAGCATACGTACTTCTTAGGCACGCGGCTGGGCTTGAGCCGGCGAAAGCAATATAACATGGCTATCGTCGGGGTCTCACTGCAGGGCAAAGTGATTGCGGTAGCCAAAGACCGGATTCAGGCACATCTGAACATTGATCCCGAGCAAGACGCGGGTAAGGCGTTCTGGTTTCCGTACTCAACCATCTACGCTTCGGAAGACAATGCGGGCTGGTATTGCATGCCGGAGATCGGCGACGATGTGCGCGTCTATTTTCCAACGCATAAAGAAGAGGATGTTATTGCAATCAGCTCCGTGCCGAAACCGAAAGCGGAACCGGCATCGGCAAGCGGAGGGCAAAGCGTCGGCATGGCAGGAGTGCCCAGCGGAGGCATGGCATCAGCAAGCGGCGGCGGAAGCGATCCGATGGAAGATCCGAGCATCAAAACCATCAAGACCAAGAACGGCAAGATGATCGTGCTCGCTCCCGATCATATCCTCATCACGGGCGATGGCGTGTCCATTATGCTGAGCGATGAAGAAGGCATTTCAATTGTCAGCAGCAAAAACGTGACAGTGAAAGCGACGGAAGAAGTGATGTTGGCCTCGAAAAAAATCACGATTTCCGCCCAGGAAAAATTGGAGATGACGTGTAAGGGCAGTTCCGTGATGCTCGAAGACCGCGCCGATGTGAAGGGAACGCAAGTCCATACCAACTAA
- a CDS encoding DUF4367 domain-containing protein — MAKSNNSMDRTSLMEEYEEIQLKLALASYVEQEGKKLLEENEEMHRNPFFLPTEAERNKFLKRLNRHLAFLQIKKMVRICFIGSKKTALVCSLLLVLLAVSSMTVEAVRVKVFTLFVQLQDEYTEIRLGRQNADEVTGNHLEINWEHAYVPIRIPEDYHIVNVTNLENMKGIEYAHDNGGYILFQQKREGSGTNVDTEDADEVIQTTVQGSQGIIIRKGDKWTVIWQKHSQLFMFMGEHTGLSQNQFLDIAESVTLLQ; from the coding sequence ATGGCGAAATCGAATAATTCGATGGATCGGACTTCACTTATGGAAGAGTACGAGGAGATCCAATTGAAGCTGGCTCTGGCCAGCTACGTGGAGCAAGAAGGGAAAAAACTTCTGGAAGAGAATGAGGAAATGCATCGGAATCCCTTTTTTCTTCCGACGGAAGCAGAGAGAAACAAGTTCCTGAAGCGATTGAATCGCCATCTTGCGTTCCTTCAGATCAAAAAGATGGTCAGAATATGTTTTATAGGTTCAAAGAAAACGGCGCTTGTTTGTTCCTTGTTGCTTGTATTGTTGGCCGTATCTTCCATGACAGTAGAGGCGGTGCGTGTTAAAGTGTTTACTCTGTTTGTTCAACTGCAAGACGAATATACGGAAATCCGATTGGGACGTCAAAATGCAGATGAGGTAACCGGGAACCATCTGGAAATCAATTGGGAGCATGCCTATGTTCCGATACGAATCCCGGAAGATTATCACATTGTCAATGTGACAAACCTTGAGAATATGAAAGGGATCGAGTATGCCCATGACAACGGAGGGTACATTTTGTTCCAACAAAAACGAGAAGGCAGTGGCACGAATGTAGATACTGAGGATGCCGATGAGGTCATTCAAACTACAGTTCAAGGGTCGCAAGGGATTATTATCCGAAAAGGAGACAAGTGGACTGTCATCTGGCAAAAGCATTCCCAATTATTCATGTTCATGGGTGAACATACGGGATTAAGCCAAAATCAGTTTCTGGACATAGCGGAAAGTGTCACGCTGCTCCAATAA
- the ltrA gene encoding group II intron reverse transcriptase/maturase, with amino-acid sequence MIISEMQSKLATWSTENKDRKFDRLIRLIADRSWLSEAARITLASSGARTPGVDGVDRRKMEGKLDLELEMLHYELLSGRYCPQPARRVYIPKANGKLRPLGIPCLRDRIVQRAMLMVMEPIWESDFHPVSYGFRPARSVHHAIRTVKMQLQDGNEQLNATAGRWVIEGDLASYFDTVHHRLLMKAVRKRISDQRFLSLIWKMIKAGCVDHGLFRASSEGVPQGGVISPLLSNIMLHEFDQWMEAKFLSKKVRKDRWAWNFGIQKERPIAIRENRQWKPAISYCRYADDFVVIVKGTKAHAEEVREACREFLEDKLKLTLNMQKTHITHVNDGFVFLGHRIIRKRGARGRMRPVSSIPWEKYRRFTEKLVKQLSGNYSMNVMDLVESLNRQLAGWANFYQYTDHTATIFGKVDRAVFWKLGYWLARKYKRGFRALMRDYVRSPEKGKAKIWVLQGQNSRGFYGELALRRLITSRKGWFTWRNPTENPYILRSDKRRTIESYYDDVAFAMSNT; translated from the coding sequence TTGATAATCAGTGAAATGCAAAGCAAACTGGCGACATGGTCAACAGAAAACAAGGATCGTAAGTTCGACCGACTAATCAGACTAATTGCTGACAGGTCTTGGTTAAGTGAAGCGGCTCGTATCACTCTCGCTTCAAGCGGCGCTCGAACACCGGGCGTAGACGGCGTAGACAGGCGTAAGATGGAAGGAAAGCTCGATCTAGAACTGGAAATGTTACACTATGAACTGCTGAGCGGAAGATACTGTCCGCAACCTGCCCGACGAGTATATATCCCTAAAGCCAATGGCAAACTCAGACCGCTAGGTATTCCATGTCTTCGAGATCGTATCGTGCAAAGGGCAATGCTGATGGTAATGGAGCCGATATGGGAAAGTGATTTCCATCCGGTATCCTATGGTTTCAGACCTGCACGGAGCGTACATCATGCAATTCGTACTGTCAAAATGCAATTGCAAGATGGAAATGAACAACTGAACGCAACCGCCGGTCGCTGGGTCATTGAAGGAGACTTGGCGAGTTATTTCGATACCGTACACCATCGGCTGCTCATGAAGGCTGTCCGTAAACGTATCTCTGACCAGAGATTCCTTTCCTTGATATGGAAGATGATCAAGGCAGGATGCGTAGACCACGGTTTATTTCGCGCCTCAAGCGAGGGAGTTCCGCAAGGTGGGGTTATCTCGCCCCTCCTATCCAATATAATGTTACACGAATTTGATCAATGGATGGAAGCGAAATTTCTGAGTAAGAAGGTACGAAAAGATCGCTGGGCTTGGAACTTCGGCATTCAGAAAGAGCGCCCTATCGCGATACGTGAAAATCGGCAGTGGAAGCCAGCTATTTCGTACTGCCGCTATGCGGATGATTTTGTGGTGATTGTCAAAGGAACCAAGGCACATGCAGAAGAAGTTCGTGAAGCATGTCGGGAGTTTCTCGAAGATAAGTTGAAACTCACGCTCAACATGCAGAAAACGCATATCACGCACGTCAATGACGGTTTTGTCTTCCTCGGACATCGTATCATTCGCAAACGTGGGGCTCGGGGACGAATGCGCCCTGTCTCATCCATTCCATGGGAGAAATACCGCCGCTTCACGGAAAAACTTGTCAAGCAATTGTCGGGAAATTACAGCATGAACGTTATGGACTTGGTCGAAAGCCTAAACCGACAACTTGCAGGATGGGCAAACTTTTATCAATACACAGACCATACAGCGACGATATTCGGTAAAGTAGATCGCGCGGTGTTCTGGAAACTCGGCTACTGGCTGGCAAGAAAGTACAAGCGTGGCTTCCGAGCTTTGATGCGAGATTATGTCCGCTCACCAGAAAAAGGAAAGGCTAAAATCTGGGTACTGCAGGGTCAGAACAGTCGCGGATTCTATGGTGAACTAGCACTGAGAAGGCTAATCACTAGCCGCAAAGGTTGGTTCACATGGCGAAACCCTACCGAAAATCCATATATCCTACGTTCAGACAAACGACGAACTATTGAATCCTATTATGATGATGTCGCCTTTGCTATGAGCAACACTTAA